A genome region from Erigeron canadensis isolate Cc75 chromosome 3, C_canadensis_v1, whole genome shotgun sequence includes the following:
- the LOC122592689 gene encoding probable plastid-lipid-associated protein 11, chloroplastic isoform X2, whose protein sequence is MAATSSPLPAISNNNFFIQTSRPHVTPTRVRPGTTRSSLSSQSQSLSSAKSNLLDLISNQNRGISTQSDPQKLLQITDAIDTIALLNRDQITTNNASLSGTWRLLWTTEKEQLFIIKNAGFFGTKAGDVLQVIDVEKRNLNNVITFPPDGVFFVRSDIEITSSQRVDFRFTSAVLRGKDWEFPLPPFGKGWFESVYLDGELRVVKDIRGDYLVVDRAPYSWTE, encoded by the exons ATGGCTGCAACATCATCACCCCTTCCCGCCATTTCTAACAACAACTTTTTTATCCAAACCTCCAGACCCCATGTAACCCCAACCCGAGTCCGACCCGGAACCACCCGTTCCTCTCTATCATCACAATCACAGTCTCTATCCTCAGCTAAATCCAACCTCCTTGATCTAATTTCCAATCAAAACAGAGGCATCTCCACACAATCTGACCCTCAAAAGCTTTTGCAGATAACCGATGCTATCGACACAATCGCGCTGCTAAACCGTGATCAGATCACCACCAATAATGCTTCCCTCTCTGGCACGTGGCGGTTGCTTTGGACCACCGAGAAAGAACAACTTTTTATCATCAAGAATGCCGGTTTCTTTGGTACTAAAGCTGGAGATGTTTTGCAAGTTATCGATGTCGAGAAACGAAACTTGAACAATGTGATTACTTTCCCTCCGGatggtgttttttttgttaGGTCTGATATCGAAATCACTTCTTCACAACGTGTTGATTTTAG GTTTACAAGTGCAGTTTTACGTGGAAAAGACTGGGAGTTTCCCCTGCCACCATTTGGCAAAGGATG GTTTGAGTCTGTGTACCTTGATGGAGAATTACGGGTCGTAAAGGATATTAGAGGAGATTATCTAGTTGTTGATCGTGCCCCTTATTCTTGGACGGAATAA